In Ipomoea triloba cultivar NCNSP0323 chromosome 7, ASM357664v1, a single genomic region encodes these proteins:
- the LOC116024090 gene encoding uncharacterized protein LOC116024090, whose translation MPPRRNMPTSSNENVSAIDRMAQAMERMAEFMMAQQTQNQNQGQPRVDYAKAIASRQPPHYAGEKDPVILEEWIRTFDKLLNAVDCPANQRVPSAVYYLTKAADNWWTSEGPDLLQDPEFGWEEFKEELRGQFYTERIRGIKCEEFLRLKQKGATIKEYHDQYVELMRFAQEIVPNEASKARRFVRGLDWDVRRAIAPFMCSTLKEAYDRASDHYQVYLDQQEVYGRNKRKADDKSQKSALGNKRVNQGGSNLISGRGRERINEGNRFTCSRCGRNHPGVNCQGARIKCFTCGLSGHKSFECQSRVDSPQKLLQNVNQGRRFNGNTGQRPAEIGNRMANSQSTNPGGPTNVASGSNHKGKQVMGESSTGNQGRIYVVNSTQAQANDAVTD comes from the exons ATGCCTCCAAGACGCAACATGCCTACCAGTAGCAACGAGAACGTCTCTGCAATTGATCGTATGGCCCAAGCGATGGAGcgaatggctgagttcatgatggctcagcaaacCCAGAACCAGAACCAAGGACAACCACGAGTCGATTATGCGAAGGCGATAGCAAGCCGACAACCACCACACTATGCGGGAGAAAAAGATCCGGTTATTTTAGAGGAGTGGATCCGGACGTTTGACAAACTGCTCAACGCAGTGGATTGCCCTGCAAATCAACGAGTACCTTCCGCGGTCTATTATTTAACGAAAgctgcagacaactggtggacaTCAGAAGGACCTGATCTTCTACAAGACCCAgagtttggttgggaagaattcaaggaggAACTGAGGGGACAGTTCTACACCGAGCGTATTAGAGGGATTAAATGCGAGGAATTTCTACGGCTAAAACAGAAGGGAGCAACAATCAAAGAATATCATGACCAGTACGTGGAACTAATGCGTTTCGCTCAGGAGATTGTACCTAATGAAGCAAGTAAGGCACGAAGGTTTGTTCGAGGATTGGACTGGGATGTAAGGAGGGCGATTGcgccattcatgtgctctaccttgAAGGAGGCGTACGATAGAGCCTCGGACCATTACCAGGTGTACCTAGATCAACAAGAAGTTTATGGCCGAAATAAAAGAAAGGCCGATGACAAGTCACAGAAATCCGCACTGGGAAACAAGAGAGTGAACCAAGGTGGCTCCAACCTAATATCAGGAAGAGGAAGGGAAAGAATTAACGAAGGAAACCGTTTTACTTGTTCAAGATGTGGAAGGAATCATCCAGGAGTGAATTGCCAAGGAGCGAGGATTAAGTGCTTCACATGCGGTCTTTCTGGGCACAAGTCCTTTGAGTGCCAGAGTCGGGTAGACAGTCCTCAAAAACTCCTACAGAACGTGAACCAAGGGAGAAGATTTAATGGGAATACTGGTCAGAGACCCGCAGAGATAGGAAACAGAATGGCCAACTCTCAGTCAACAAATCCGGGAGGACCAACAAACGTCGCATCTGGTTCCAACCACAAAGGGAAgcaagtgatgggagaaagTAGCACGGGAAACCAAGGCAgaatttacgtcgtcaatagcactCAGGCCCAGGCTAacgacgccgtaactg ACTGA